Proteins co-encoded in one Candidatus Tectomicrobia bacterium genomic window:
- a CDS encoding glycosyltransferase family 9 protein, producing the protein MRYAPDPRAGMTPLQRGLLRLLAAPRLARPPDLRGARLLAVQVAGMGDFLLAVPALRALKASFPGCRVDLLTSARAARAARGCPYLDSIHTLEAKGFQGNHSPLRWREALPLVRRLRREGYGAALNLIGLYSPQGAVRMGLLLRALGAPLLAGRDTLGAGTFFHLALEESLEAPQNERDANLALARLLGAEDPQGGRLEAWPSLEDERRAEEMVRRLKGQGPIVGVNPGSERPEKAWPEESFRRVLEALRGERGARFLLTGGPAEAALAARLAAALGEAALSTVGQVSFHGTYPLLKRMDIFLTTDTAALHLAWAAGTPAVALFREENLGRYRPATDRITCLTGPEGAALGIDPEEVLRACRARFGEGEKSPGAGGAPAGR; encoded by the coding sequence GTGAGATACGCACCCGATCCGCGGGCCGGCATGACGCCGCTCCAGCGGGGGCTCCTCAGGCTCCTCGCGGCGCCGCGCCTCGCCCGGCCGCCCGATCTGAGGGGCGCGCGCCTCCTCGCCGTCCAGGTGGCGGGGATGGGGGATTTCCTCCTCGCCGTGCCCGCCCTGCGGGCGCTCAAGGCCTCCTTCCCGGGGTGCCGGGTGGACCTCCTGACCAGCGCCCGGGCCGCCCGCGCCGCCCGGGGCTGCCCCTACCTCGATTCGATCCACACCCTGGAGGCCAAGGGCTTCCAAGGGAACCACAGCCCGCTCCGGTGGCGGGAGGCGCTCCCCCTCGTCCGCCGCCTCCGCCGCGAGGGCTACGGCGCCGCCCTCAACCTGATCGGCCTCTACTCGCCGCAGGGCGCGGTGCGCATGGGCCTGCTGCTGCGCGCGCTGGGCGCCCCCCTCCTCGCGGGCCGGGACACCCTCGGCGCCGGGACCTTCTTTCACCTCGCGCTCGAAGAAAGCCTGGAGGCCCCCCAGAACGAGCGCGACGCGAACCTGGCCCTCGCCCGCCTCCTGGGCGCGGAGGATCCCCAAGGCGGCCGCCTCGAGGCCTGGCCCTCCCTCGAGGACGAGCGCCGCGCGGAGGAGATGGTCCGCCGCCTGAAGGGCCAGGGCCCGATCGTCGGGGTGAACCCGGGCAGCGAGCGCCCCGAGAAGGCCTGGCCGGAGGAATCCTTCCGGCGGGTGCTGGAGGCGCTGCGGGGGGAGCGGGGGGCGCGCTTCCTCCTGACCGGAGGGCCAGCCGAGGCCGCCCTCGCGGCTCGGCTGGCGGCGGCGCTCGGGGAGGCTGCCCTCAGCACGGTGGGCCAGGTCAGCTTCCACGGCACCTATCCCCTGCTCAAGCGGATGGACATCTTCCTCACCACCGACACCGCCGCCCTGCACCTCGCCTGGGCGGCGGGGACGCCCGCGGTGGCCCTCTTCCGGGAGGAGAACCTGGGGCGCTACCGCCCCGCGACGGACCGCATCACTTGCCTCACCGGGCCGGAAGGCGCGGCGCTCGGGATCGATCCGGAGGAGGTGCTGCGGGCCTGCCGGGCGCGGTTCGGGGAGGGGGAAAAATCGCCGGGTGCGGGCGGGGCGCCGGCCGGGCGATAA
- a CDS encoding (Fe-S)-binding protein, producing MAVTELTFEELTGERIARITEACTLCGKCFEVCPMAPYSSLKGAEPERVVRSVIDLLNDRPHAPEGAVWAETCQKSGACIEACPEDVNPREMLSYAKLKLQRARQGPEERAGASRDYFQLLGRTIRLMSAIQVEPGLWRRLTAVRGGKRDKAEAVFYFGCNILQTPHILLSCMDVFDRMGLDYEVAGGMAHCCGVNHIRRGDLEAGALMGAKSLGHFRAYGPREVITFCPTCQIQYTEYMPLYAKAELRLAGAASSNGAGEALPFVHITSYLAANLDRLKALFVRPVNKRAAVHLHGGVEGIEKNLMTVLRAVPGLEIAEIDQLSDHGYQCPTLALPEAKAAMRERLFASAREAKVDSLLTVYHSCHRELCAEEKGQPFRVENFMSVLGEAMGFDYPDRTKTFKLYEDMDRVLAEAGDFLRAHGIDPGKAREELQAALYGPPRPRP from the coding sequence GTGGCCGTGACCGAGCTGACCTTCGAGGAGCTGACCGGGGAGCGGATCGCCCGCATCACGGAGGCGTGCACCCTGTGCGGCAAGTGCTTCGAGGTCTGCCCGATGGCGCCCTACTCCTCCCTCAAGGGAGCCGAGCCCGAGAGGGTGGTGCGCTCGGTGATCGATCTCCTGAACGATCGGCCCCATGCGCCCGAGGGCGCGGTCTGGGCCGAGACCTGCCAGAAGAGCGGCGCCTGCATCGAGGCCTGCCCCGAGGACGTGAACCCGCGCGAGATGCTCTCCTACGCCAAGCTCAAGCTCCAGCGGGCGAGACAGGGCCCCGAGGAGCGGGCCGGGGCGAGCCGGGACTACTTCCAGCTCCTGGGCCGCACCATCCGGCTCATGTCGGCCATCCAGGTGGAGCCCGGCCTCTGGCGCCGCCTGACCGCCGTCCGGGGGGGCAAGAGGGATAAGGCGGAGGCCGTCTTCTACTTCGGGTGCAACATCCTCCAGACGCCCCACATCCTCCTCTCCTGCATGGACGTCTTCGACCGGATGGGGCTCGACTACGAAGTCGCCGGCGGGATGGCCCACTGCTGCGGGGTGAACCATATCCGCCGCGGCGACCTCGAGGCGGGGGCGCTCATGGGGGCGAAGTCGCTGGGCCACTTCCGGGCCTACGGCCCCCGCGAGGTCATCACCTTCTGCCCCACCTGCCAGATTCAATACACCGAGTACATGCCGCTCTACGCGAAGGCCGAGCTGCGCCTCGCGGGGGCCGCCTCCTCCAACGGCGCGGGAGAGGCCCTTCCCTTCGTCCACATCACGTCCTATCTCGCGGCCAACCTCGATCGGCTCAAAGCTCTCTTCGTGCGCCCGGTGAACAAGCGGGCGGCGGTGCACCTGCACGGGGGGGTCGAGGGGATCGAGAAGAACCTGATGACCGTCCTGCGCGCCGTGCCGGGCCTGGAGATCGCGGAGATCGACCAGCTCTCGGACCACGGCTACCAGTGCCCCACCCTGGCCCTGCCCGAGGCCAAGGCGGCCATGCGGGAGCGGCTCTTCGCCTCGGCCCGGGAGGCCAAGGTGGACTCCCTCCTCACCGTCTACCACAGCTGCCACCGCGAGCTCTGCGCCGAGGAGAAGGGCCAGCCCTTCCGGGTGGAGAACTTCATGTCCGTCCTGGGCGAGGCCATGGGCTTCGACTACCCCGACCGCACCAAGACCTTCAAGCTCTACGAGGACATGGACCGCGTCCTCGCCGAGGCGGGCGACTTCCTCCGGGCCCACGGGATCGACCCCGGCAAGGCCCGGGAGGAGCTCCAGGCCGCCCTCTACGGCCCCCCGCGCCCGCGCCCCTGA
- a CDS encoding glycosyltransferase family 4 protein — MARIGIDVAPVSQHRGRGVGALGGQLLAALLAARGGRSFVLFAPEGSPEAELARREGAEARLRPPVRPGFSPQWLADALRLDRQVRSARPAVFHAFFQWNLPLRRLPVPAVGHVYDLMPLAAEDVYLRRYKLPVGRKMRLYRAYLRHALGRLDRVITISEHTKRDLARLMGFPEERVRAVLPAPALGMRPPGDPARPEALRARLGLPEGYLLYTGGFDYRKNVEILLHAHAGARRKGLELPLVLAGGMGGPYGRLIQELAAGAPGVLRTGFVPDEDLPALYAGAKLVLYPSLYEGFGLPVVDAMACGAPVACSDHPSLDEAAGEAALRLPAGDGGAWAEAMLRAAEAGGLAGARERGLRHAGKFSWAQAAEETFRVYQDAQG; from the coding sequence ATGGCTCGCATCGGCATCGATGTGGCCCCCGTCTCCCAGCACCGGGGCAGGGGGGTGGGCGCCCTGGGGGGGCAGCTGCTGGCGGCGCTCCTCGCGGCGCGGGGCGGCCGCTCCTTCGTCCTCTTCGCCCCCGAGGGCAGTCCCGAGGCGGAGCTCGCGCGGCGGGAGGGCGCCGAGGCGCGCCTGCGGCCTCCGGTGCGGCCGGGTTTTTCCCCCCAATGGCTGGCGGACGCCCTGCGGCTGGACCGCCAGGTTCGGAGCGCGCGCCCCGCCGTCTTCCACGCCTTCTTCCAGTGGAACCTTCCCCTCCGGCGCCTCCCGGTCCCGGCCGTGGGCCACGTCTATGACCTGATGCCGCTCGCGGCGGAGGATGTCTACCTGCGGCGCTACAAGCTGCCGGTCGGCCGGAAGATGCGGCTCTACCGCGCCTACTTGCGCCACGCGCTGGGGCGGCTGGACCGCGTCATCACCATCTCGGAGCACACGAAGCGCGACCTCGCGCGGCTGATGGGATTCCCGGAGGAGCGGGTGCGGGCCGTCCTCCCCGCCCCCGCGCTGGGGATGAGGCCGCCGGGCGATCCGGCCCGCCCGGAGGCCCTCCGCGCGCGGCTGGGCCTGCCGGAGGGCTACCTGCTCTACACGGGCGGGTTCGACTACCGGAAGAACGTGGAGATCCTGCTGCACGCCCACGCGGGGGCGCGGCGGAAGGGGCTCGAGCTTCCGCTCGTCCTCGCCGGGGGAATGGGCGGCCCCTATGGCCGGCTGATCCAGGAACTGGCGGCGGGGGCTCCCGGGGTACTGCGGACGGGTTTCGTGCCGGACGAGGACCTCCCGGCGCTCTACGCCGGGGCCAAGCTCGTCCTCTATCCCTCGCTCTACGAGGGCTTCGGGCTTCCGGTGGTGGACGCGATGGCCTGCGGCGCCCCGGTGGCCTGCTCGGACCATCCCTCCCTCGACGAGGCCGCCGGAGAGGCCGCCCTGAGGCTGCCCGCCGGGGACGGGGGCGCGTGGGCGGAGGCCATGCTCCGGGCGGCGGAGGCGGGAGGCCTGGCCGGGGCCCGCGAGCGGGGGCTGCGCCACGCGGGGAAGTTTTCCTGGGCTCAGGCGGCCGAGGAAACCTTCCGCGTCTATCAGGATGCCCAGGGATGA
- a CDS encoding cation:proton antiporter, whose amino-acid sequence MHDLSLLINLSVSLVAALALGLLTQRLGLSPIAGYLLAGIALGPQTPGFVADPKMSAQFAEIGVILLMFGVGLHFHLRELLAVRNIALPGAVAQIAAATAFGLAASAAFGHGFGFGLTMGLALAVASTVVLTRVLADNNLLQTSHGHIAVGWLIVEDIFTVLVLVILPSAAGFLGGAAARGESVFSSLGLTALKVGALGLLVLVVGARVVPWVLRQVAYARSRELFTLTVLALAIAIATGSAAVFGVSMALGAFIAGLVAGQSEVSHQAAADALPMRDAFAVLFFVSVGMLFDPKVVWEQPLYLFSLLAIILIVKPLSALIIVWALGYSVRTGLVVALGLAQIGEFSFILAGLARDLRILPAEGQGLLVACALVSISLNPIVFRAVDPVERWLQRRPRLWRLLNRKARARGRALNREMKELLLHLDTGDGARPRAIVVGYGPTGQAASHILEEFGIQPVIVDLNLDTVRALGAEGKPAVYGDATQREILRRAGTEKSKYLLVTTPDRSSRAAIIMTARDLNPDLKILARSHYIQERAWLERVGATTVCSEEAEVAAAMARLLLEEVGASEERIREEVRKAREAPWQG is encoded by the coding sequence GTGCACGACTTGAGCCTGCTGATCAACCTTTCCGTGAGCCTCGTCGCCGCGCTCGCGCTCGGGTTGCTGACCCAGCGCCTGGGGCTCTCGCCCATCGCGGGCTACCTTCTCGCCGGGATCGCCCTCGGCCCCCAGACGCCGGGATTCGTCGCCGATCCGAAGATGTCGGCCCAGTTCGCCGAGATCGGAGTGATCCTGCTGATGTTCGGGGTGGGGCTCCACTTCCACCTGAGGGAGCTGCTGGCCGTCCGGAACATCGCCCTGCCGGGGGCCGTCGCGCAGATCGCCGCCGCGACCGCCTTCGGGCTCGCGGCGTCGGCGGCGTTCGGCCACGGGTTCGGCTTCGGCCTGACGATGGGCCTCGCGCTCGCGGTGGCCAGCACGGTCGTGCTCACCCGCGTCCTCGCCGACAACAACCTCCTCCAGACGAGCCATGGCCACATCGCCGTGGGCTGGCTGATCGTGGAGGACATCTTCACCGTGCTGGTACTCGTGATCCTTCCGAGCGCCGCGGGCTTCCTCGGCGGGGCGGCGGCGCGCGGCGAGAGCGTGTTCTCTTCGCTGGGCCTGACGGCGCTGAAGGTGGGGGCGCTGGGCCTCCTGGTGCTCGTGGTGGGGGCGCGCGTCGTGCCGTGGGTCCTCAGGCAGGTCGCCTACGCGCGCTCCCGCGAGCTCTTCACCCTGACCGTCCTGGCCCTCGCCATCGCCATCGCGACGGGCTCGGCGGCCGTCTTCGGGGTGTCCATGGCGCTGGGCGCCTTCATCGCGGGCCTGGTGGCGGGCCAGTCGGAGGTGAGCCATCAGGCGGCGGCCGACGCCCTCCCCATGCGGGACGCCTTCGCCGTGCTGTTTTTCGTCTCGGTGGGGATGCTGTTCGACCCGAAGGTGGTGTGGGAGCAGCCGCTCTACCTGTTCAGCCTTCTCGCCATCATCCTGATCGTGAAGCCGCTCTCGGCCCTGATCATCGTCTGGGCCCTGGGCTACTCCGTCCGGACGGGGCTCGTCGTGGCGCTGGGCTTGGCCCAGATCGGGGAATTCTCCTTCATCCTGGCCGGCCTGGCCCGCGACCTCCGGATTCTCCCCGCCGAGGGGCAGGGCCTCCTCGTCGCCTGCGCCCTCGTTTCCATCTCCCTCAACCCCATCGTCTTCCGCGCCGTGGACCCGGTCGAGCGGTGGCTCCAGCGGCGGCCGCGCCTGTGGCGCCTGCTCAACCGCAAGGCGCGGGCGCGGGGGCGGGCGCTGAACCGCGAGATGAAGGAGCTCCTTCTCCATCTGGACACGGGCGACGGGGCCCGGCCGCGCGCCATCGTGGTGGGCTACGGCCCGACGGGGCAGGCCGCCTCGCACATCCTCGAGGAGTTCGGCATCCAGCCCGTCATCGTGGACCTGAACCTGGACACCGTCCGGGCCCTCGGGGCGGAGGGGAAGCCCGCCGTGTACGGGGACGCCACGCAGCGGGAGATCCTGAGGCGGGCGGGGACCGAGAAGTCGAAATACCTTCTCGTGACCACGCCGGACCGCTCATCGAGGGCCGCCATCATCATGACGGCGCGCGATCTGAACCCGGACCTGAAGATACTGGCGCGGAGCCACTACATTCAGGAGAGGGCATGGCTGGAGCGGGTGGGCGCCACCACCGTCTGCAGCGAGGAGGCCGAGGTCGCGGCGGCCATGGCGCGGCTTCTGCTCGAAGAGGTGGGCGCGAGCGAGGAGCGGATCCGCGAGGAGGTCCGCAAGGCCCGGGAGGCGCCTTGGCAGGGTTGA
- a CDS encoding energy transducer TonB yields MRTIYRTAGKGGGLKLHWLLSAAVHAGLLGGLALLPPGGAPEPGYPVRLVRLAPEEKAPAPEAAPIREPKPRTPPSPLPPPGQTSSPGQAAPQGTAAPRAPERAVPPPGARAEKKKVIPPREAASAGRAPRQVPPAPSQEAKPFARPGQAPTSPPKEESPPPPAATKPASPAPAPRAEGSRTASLPPLPGEETLSPRLLRERLAQIVARIERAKRYPEAARLMGVEGTAVVAFRIRPDGRVEGLAIRETSGHPALDEATLEAVRRAQPLPHVRHALVLPVRYTLREAER; encoded by the coding sequence GTGCGGACCATCTACCGGACGGCGGGAAAGGGCGGGGGGCTGAAGCTCCACTGGCTCCTCTCGGCCGCCGTCCATGCGGGCCTGCTGGGGGGCCTGGCCCTCCTCCCCCCCGGGGGCGCGCCTGAGCCGGGCTACCCCGTCCGGCTGGTGCGCCTCGCGCCGGAGGAGAAGGCGCCCGCCCCCGAGGCGGCGCCCATCCGCGAACCCAAGCCCCGCACGCCTCCCTCCCCTCTCCCACCGCCCGGGCAAACTTCTTCGCCCGGGCAGGCCGCGCCCCAGGGGACCGCCGCACCCCGGGCACCGGAGCGCGCGGTCCCGCCGCCGGGTGCACGAGCGGAGAAAAAGAAGGTCATCCCGCCGCGCGAGGCCGCGTCCGCCGGGCGCGCGCCGCGCCAAGTCCCCCCGGCGCCTTCCCAGGAGGCGAAGCCCTTCGCCCGTCCGGGCCAAGCGCCCACCTCTCCACCGAAAGAAGAATCCCCTCCCCCACCGGCCGCAACGAAGCCCGCATCCCCGGCCCCCGCGCCCCGGGCGGAAGGCTCCCGGACGGCGTCGCTTCCTCCCCTCCCCGGGGAGGAAACGCTCTCGCCCCGGCTCCTGCGGGAGCGCCTCGCCCAGATCGTGGCGCGCATCGAGAGGGCCAAGCGCTATCCCGAGGCCGCCCGGCTCATGGGGGTCGAGGGCACGGCGGTCGTGGCCTTCCGCATCCGGCCCGACGGCCGGGTGGAGGGCCTCGCCATCCGCGAGACCTCGGGGCACCCCGCGCTGGACGAGGCGACGCTCGAGGCCGTCCGGCGGGCGCAGCCCCTCCCCCACGTCCGCCATGCGCTGGTGCTCCCCGTCCGGTATACTCTCCGGGAAGCCGAGCGGTAG
- a CDS encoding PQQ-binding-like beta-propeller repeat protein — MTARLALALALLLPGCGAEPAAPRFTFARLGGVIEGVPPGEAKQVAVSCGGRAAQAAAPRVMGEKLLLAFRWEPREACTLRWGENGKQRMEAVAPALADPVPVRVVELEGMLAGPGHAGSGESTFVLFSPSGRLLALGNQRGQVRVMEVETGKTVFERRVAEGLAKAAAFSPDERVLFIGEQTREGSIRAVELPGGREAWRYDLSKDLGSGGPRDPGNELAWVEFPGPYRMAVTPEGDLLVGGLHNWYPDPGSPVRQLSHLYRFDGRTGALRWKWPREKPAPLSLTWFSHDEKARVAVGVLGMARNWEPGLPMPPGLYAVDLGTGEERWRHPFEPLPPFKSVTTWRSVAVRPDGGAVNASTGDGRLYIIERGRARWTEARGGPVQTGGFPVVAETGLLGATRELAIFSLGGGYVPLQAAPAGASTNQPHPNSNTLLFFGWDGRLRHRWAAPNRPNGLALSADGRWLAVPLSQSRAFRREDVNALVLFDTRREGNPYAGEYHTEGPIPYDQAAISPDGSLIAVVESPAAIPDGRPPRGKSRLHILY, encoded by the coding sequence ATGACCGCCCGGCTCGCCCTCGCCCTCGCGCTCCTGCTCCCGGGCTGCGGCGCGGAGCCCGCGGCGCCCCGCTTCACCTTCGCCCGCCTGGGCGGGGTGATCGAGGGGGTGCCCCCGGGCGAGGCGAAGCAGGTAGCCGTCTCCTGCGGCGGCAGGGCCGCTCAGGCCGCGGCCCCGCGCGTCATGGGCGAAAAGCTCCTCCTCGCCTTCCGCTGGGAGCCGCGCGAAGCGTGCACCCTCCGCTGGGGTGAGAATGGGAAGCAGCGGATGGAGGCCGTCGCGCCCGCCCTGGCCGACCCCGTCCCGGTGCGGGTCGTGGAGCTGGAGGGCATGCTCGCGGGCCCGGGCCACGCGGGAAGCGGCGAGTCCACCTTCGTCCTCTTCAGCCCCTCGGGGAGGCTCCTCGCCCTGGGGAACCAGCGGGGACAGGTGCGGGTGATGGAAGTGGAGACCGGGAAGACGGTCTTCGAGCGCCGCGTGGCCGAGGGCTTGGCGAAGGCGGCCGCCTTCTCCCCGGACGAGCGCGTTCTCTTCATCGGAGAGCAGACGCGGGAGGGGAGCATCCGGGCGGTGGAGCTTCCGGGCGGGCGGGAGGCCTGGCGCTACGACCTCTCGAAGGACCTGGGGAGCGGCGGCCCCCGCGATCCGGGCAACGAGCTCGCCTGGGTGGAGTTCCCCGGCCCCTACCGGATGGCCGTGACGCCGGAGGGCGATCTCCTCGTGGGGGGTCTCCACAACTGGTATCCCGACCCCGGATCGCCCGTCCGCCAGCTCTCCCACCTCTACCGCTTCGACGGGAGGACGGGCGCCCTGCGCTGGAAATGGCCGCGCGAGAAGCCCGCGCCCCTCTCGCTGACGTGGTTCAGCCACGATGAGAAGGCGCGCGTGGCCGTCGGCGTGCTCGGCATGGCGCGGAACTGGGAGCCGGGGCTCCCGATGCCGCCGGGGCTCTACGCGGTGGACCTCGGGACGGGGGAGGAGCGCTGGCGCCATCCCTTCGAGCCCCTCCCCCCCTTCAAGAGCGTCACCACCTGGAGGAGCGTGGCCGTGCGCCCGGACGGGGGCGCCGTCAACGCCTCGACGGGGGACGGCCGGCTCTACATCATCGAGCGGGGCCGCGCGCGCTGGACCGAGGCGCGGGGCGGGCCCGTCCAGACGGGGGGCTTCCCGGTGGTGGCCGAGACGGGATTGCTGGGGGCCACGCGGGAGCTGGCCATCTTCTCCCTGGGCGGGGGATATGTCCCCCTCCAGGCCGCGCCGGCGGGGGCCTCGACGAATCAGCCTCACCCGAACAGCAACACGCTCCTCTTCTTCGGCTGGGACGGGCGGCTGCGCCACCGCTGGGCCGCCCCCAACCGCCCGAACGGCCTCGCCCTCTCGGCGGACGGCCGCTGGCTCGCGGTACCCTTGAGCCAGAGCCGGGCCTTCCGCCGCGAGGATGTGAACGCCCTCGTCCTCTTCGACACGAGGCGGGAGGGGAACCCCTACGCGGGCGAATACCACACCGAGGGCCCCATCCCCTACGATCAGGCGGCGATCAGCCCGGACGGCTCCCTCATCGCCGTGGTGGAGTCCCCCGCGGCCATCCCGGACGGGCGGCCTCCCCGGGGCAAGAGCCGCCTGCACATCCTCTACTGA
- a CDS encoding ATP-binding cassette domain-containing protein, whose amino-acid sequence MTPAISWSGVRFRYAGAAREALRGIDLAAREGECVLLTGPTGCGKSTLLKTANGLIPRESAGRLEGRIEIGGRDAASIPSPALRSAVGFLFQNPEDQLLCGRVEDEVAFGPENLAEPPGVIAQRVEEALARASASAKRHSPCAELSGGEKQRVALASALALHPRVLALDEPTSQLDGRASREILRALAAMRGEQGLTLLIAEHRVGRVLPLADRLVVLEEGTIRGVFPRGRFGEAMPLLRELGLEAPGDEFPAPHAAPISIRAEKPALVRFRGLCHRYAKESPPALDDVTAELRAGEILALMGPNGAGKSTLLGLLAGLLRPQEGQIEWFGQVRPRLSLSSLTGKVGFLFQNPDLMLSAGTIRDEVALGPRLLRRPPAEAREAVARALEGVGLAPLAGRNPFSVSRGERLRVALAALLACAPRVLLLDEPTAGLDRGLRQRLLADLRRWVDEAPEERGIVLCTHDTGSALQCADRALVLREGRTAALGPAAGVLAGAGQGALEDLEPAPARMAP is encoded by the coding sequence ATGACCCCCGCCATCTCCTGGAGCGGCGTGCGCTTCCGCTACGCCGGGGCGGCCCGGGAGGCCCTGCGGGGGATCGACCTCGCGGCGCGCGAGGGGGAGTGCGTCCTCCTGACCGGTCCCACCGGCTGCGGGAAGAGCACCCTGCTCAAGACGGCGAACGGCCTCATTCCCCGCGAGAGCGCGGGCCGCCTCGAGGGCCGAATCGAAATCGGCGGGCGGGACGCCGCCTCGATCCCCTCCCCCGCCCTGCGCTCGGCGGTGGGCTTCCTCTTCCAGAACCCCGAGGACCAGCTCCTCTGCGGCCGGGTGGAGGACGAGGTGGCCTTCGGCCCCGAGAACCTGGCCGAGCCGCCCGGGGTGATCGCGCAGCGCGTGGAGGAGGCGCTCGCGCGCGCTTCGGCCTCCGCAAAGCGCCACTCGCCGTGCGCCGAGCTTTCGGGCGGGGAGAAACAGCGAGTGGCTCTCGCCAGCGCCCTCGCCCTTCACCCCCGCGTCCTCGCCCTGGACGAGCCCACGAGCCAGCTCGACGGGCGCGCGAGCCGGGAAATCCTCCGCGCCCTCGCCGCCATGCGCGGGGAACAGGGCCTCACCCTCCTCATCGCGGAGCACCGCGTCGGGCGCGTTCTCCCGCTCGCGGACCGGCTGGTCGTCCTGGAGGAAGGAACCATCCGGGGCGTCTTCCCGCGCGGGCGCTTCGGCGAGGCGATGCCCCTCCTCCGCGAGCTGGGCCTCGAGGCACCGGGGGACGAGTTCCCCGCCCCTCACGCGGCGCCTATCTCCATCCGCGCGGAGAAGCCCGCCCTCGTCCGCTTCCGGGGCCTGTGCCACCGCTACGCGAAAGAGAGTCCCCCGGCCCTCGATGATGTCACCGCCGAACTGCGGGCCGGGGAGATCCTCGCCCTGATGGGCCCCAACGGCGCCGGCAAGAGCACCCTCCTCGGGCTCCTCGCGGGCCTCCTGCGCCCCCAGGAAGGCCAAATCGAGTGGTTCGGCCAAGTCCGCCCCCGGCTCTCCCTCTCCTCCCTCACCGGAAAAGTGGGCTTCCTCTTCCAGAACCCGGACCTCATGCTCAGCGCGGGCACCATCCGGGACGAAGTCGCGCTCGGGCCCAGGCTCCTCCGCCGTCCCCCCGCCGAGGCCCGGGAGGCCGTGGCGCGCGCCCTGGAGGGGGTGGGGCTCGCCCCGCTGGCGGGCCGCAACCCCTTTTCGGTGAGCCGGGGGGAGAGGCTTAGGGTGGCGCTCGCGGCGCTGCTGGCCTGCGCCCCCCGGGTCCTTCTGCTGGACGAGCCCACGGCGGGCCTGGACCGGGGCCTCCGCCAGCGCCTGCTCGCGGACCTCCGCCGATGGGTGGACGAGGCGCCGGAGGAGCGCGGGATCGTCCTCTGCACCCACGACACCGGGTCCGCCCTCCAGTGCGCGGACCGGGCGCTCGTCCTGCGCGAGGGAAGGACCGCCGCCCTGGGGCCGGCGGCCGGGGTGCTGGCCGGGGCGGGGCAGGGCGCGCTCGAGGATCTCGAGCCCGCCCCCGCGAGGATGGCGCCATGA
- a CDS encoding cobalamin-binding protein, whose amino-acid sequence MPEELRVVSLIASATEIVCALGFGGRLVGRSHECDYPPRVEDLPVCTEPRFDPRGTSAEVDARVKAALRDALSVYRVDEARLRALAPDVIVTQSQCEVCAVSLKDVERAVSQWAGAETRIVSLEPNALADIWRDIAKVAEALGVPERGESLIAQMKSRMAAVAREAGGLRRPSVACIEWIDPLMAGGNWVPELVEMAGGENLFGKAGAHSPWMEWDDLAARDPEVIVVLPCGYGLHKTRKEMRALAARPGWPRLRAVREGRVALTDGNQFFNRPGPRVAESLEILAEILHPHRFDFGHRGVGWEPF is encoded by the coding sequence ATGCCAGAGGAGCTCCGCGTCGTCTCCCTCATCGCCAGCGCGACCGAGATCGTCTGCGCGCTGGGCTTCGGCGGCCGCCTCGTGGGCCGCTCGCACGAGTGCGATTACCCTCCCCGGGTCGAGGACCTCCCCGTCTGCACGGAGCCCCGCTTCGACCCGCGCGGCACGAGCGCCGAGGTGGACGCCCGGGTGAAGGCGGCGCTGCGGGACGCCCTCTCGGTCTATCGGGTGGACGAGGCGAGGCTCCGCGCCCTCGCGCCGGACGTCATCGTCACCCAGTCCCAGTGCGAGGTGTGCGCGGTGAGCCTCAAGGACGTGGAGCGCGCGGTGAGCCAGTGGGCGGGCGCCGAAACGCGCATCGTCTCCCTGGAGCCGAACGCCCTCGCCGACATCTGGCGGGACATCGCCAAGGTGGCGGAGGCCCTGGGGGTGCCGGAGCGGGGGGAAAGCCTCATTGCTCAAATGAAGAGCCGGATGGCGGCCGTGGCGCGGGAGGCGGGCGGCCTGCGCCGCCCCTCCGTCGCCTGCATCGAATGGATCGACCCGCTCATGGCGGGGGGGAACTGGGTGCCGGAGCTGGTGGAGATGGCGGGCGGCGAGAACCTCTTTGGAAAAGCCGGCGCCCACTCTCCCTGGATGGAATGGGACGACCTCGCCGCGCGGGACCCCGAGGTCATCGTGGTCCTCCCGTGCGGTTATGGCCTCCATAAGACACGGAAGGAGATGCGCGCCCTCGCCGCCCGGCCCGGCTGGCCGCGCCTGCGGGCGGTGCGCGAGGGCCGGGTGGCCCTGACGGACGGGAACCAGTTCTTCAACCGGCCGGGGCCGCGGGTGGCCGAGTCGCTGGAGATCCTGGCCGAGATCCTCCACCCGCACCGCTTCGACTTCGGCCACAGGGGCGTGGGATGGGAGCCTTTCTGA